One window of the Lodderomyces elongisporus chromosome 6, complete sequence genome contains the following:
- the STI1 gene encoding Hsp90 cochaperone (BUSCO:EOG09261TEQ), with protein sequence MTTADEYKAEGNKYFAAKEFEKAIDSFTKAIEASPEPNHVLYSNRSGSYASLKEFGKALEDADECVKINPSWAKGYNRVGGAQFGLGNFEDAKKAYEKCLSIDPQNAQAKEGLKSIENAIKARNSSDDMGLGKLFRDPNLINKLKSNPKTSKLMEDPALVAKLLEIQANPQVNAMQLMSDQRLMTIIASLMGIDMDFTEPPSNKDEESKSTSKTEEQTKAEEQKQNVEETPKTTSASASTSASAQETKKEEPSEDKDVEMEDASSSSKAEADQAKAEGNTLYKQRKFDEAIACYDKAWDLHKDITYLNNKAAAEYEKGDYDAAIKTCNQAVDEGRDMRADYKLIAKSFARLGNTYLKKDDLPQAVKYFDKSLTEHRTPDVLNKLRSTQREIKIREAAAYINPEKAEEARLEGKQHFTNADWPAAVKAYSEMIKRAPEDARGYSNRAAALIKLLSFPDAIKDCDLAIEKDPNFIRAYIRKANAQLMMKEYTHCMETLSEARQKDLEHNNGANQHEIDQLFNKVTYQRFQNIEGETPEQTMERVSKDPEIVSILQDPVMQNILAQARDNPAALQDHMKNPDVAKKVNLLIAAGVIRTR encoded by the coding sequence atgaCTACAGCAGACGAGTACAAGGCAGAAGGAAACAAATATTTTGCAGCTAAGGAATTTGAAAAGGCAATCGATTCATTCACCAAGGCCATTGAAGCTTCTCCCGAGCCAAACCATGTTCTTTACTCAAATCGTTCCGGTTCTTATGCCTCATTAAAGGAATTTGGCAAAGCCCTTGAAGATGCGGACGAATGTGTCAAGATCAATCCATCTTGGGCTAAAGGTTATAATCGTGTTGGAGGTGCCCAATTTGGATTGGGTAATTTTGAGGATGCCAAAAAGGCATATGAGAAATGTCTCTCAATAGATCCGCAAAATGCTCAGGCTAAAGAAGGTTTGAAATCAATTGAGAATGCCATTAAAGCAAGAAACTCATCCGATGATATGGGATTGGGTAAATTATTCCGTGATCCAAACTTGATTAATAAATTGAAGAGCAATCCAAAGACCAGTAAGTTGATGGAGGATCCGGCATTAGTGGCCAAGCTTTTGGAGATTCAAGCTAACCCACAAGTAAATGCTATGCAATTGATGTCCGACCAGAGATTGATGACTATCATTGCCTCATTGATGGGTATTGACATGGATTTCACTGAACCACCATCCAACAAGGAtgaagaatcaaaaagtaCTTCAAAAACCGAAGAACAAACTAAAGCAGaagagcaaaagcaaaacgTGGAAGAAACACCAAAAACTACCtctgcatctgcatctACATCTGCATCTGCACAAGAGaccaaaaaagaggaaCCTAGTGAAGACAAGGATGTTGAAATGGAAGATGCATCGTCATCTAGCAAAGCTGAGGCTGATCAAGCAAAAGCTGAAGGAAACACTCTTTACAAGCAACGCAAATTCGATGAAGCAATTGCTTGTTATGACAAAGCCTGGGACTTGCACAAGGACATCACATACCTTAACAATAAAGCTGCTGCAGAATATGAAAAGGGAGACTACGATGCAGCCATCAAGACATGTAACCAAGCCGTGGATGAAGGTCGTGACATGCGTGCAGACTATAAACTTATTGCCAAATCTTTTGCTCGTTTAGGTAACACTtatttgaagaaagatGACTTGCCACAAGCCGTCAAATATTTCGATAAGTCCCTTACTGAGCATCGTACCCCTGATGTTTTGAACAAATTGCGTTCAACTCAACGTGAGATCAAGATTAgagaagcagcagcataCATAAACCCTGAAAAAGCTGAGGAAGCTCGTCTTGAAGGTAAACAGCATTTTACCAATGCCGACTGGCCTGCTGCTGTGAAAGCATATTCAGAAATGATTAAAAGAGCACCTGAGGATGCCAGGGGTTACTCCAACCGTGCTGCGGCTCTTATCAAGCTTCTCTCGTTTCCAGATGCGATCAAAGACTGTGATCttgctattgaaaaagatcCAAACTTTATTCGTGCGTACATCAGAAAAGCCAACGCTCAATTAATGATGAAAGAATATACACATTGCATGGAAACTTTAAGCGAAGCCCGCCAAAAGGACTTGGAACACAATAACGGTGCCAACCAACACGAAATCGACCAATTGTTCAACAAAGTCACATATCAAAGATTCCAAAATATTGAAGGTGAAACCCCAGAACAAACTATGGAGAGAGTCAGTAAAGACCCAGAAATTGTTTCCATCTTGCAGGATCCAGTTATGCAAAATATCTTGGCCCAAGCTAGAGATAATCCTgctgcattgcaggatcaTATGAAAAACCCTGATGTTGCAAAGAAGGTTAACTTGTTGATTGCAGCTGGTGTTATTCGTACTAGATAA
- the HAL9_1 gene encoding Fungal Zn2Cys6 Cluster domain — protein sequence MKTEEHDPSNKANYPNEILPTNYQPQLNLHNQFSRGVDQRSIKTTGSTITQDSTIALSPSEDNSSISTKPYSSSITYPLKKKRARIAKACQFCRLKKVKCDGGQPCLNCQQNNEGECVYANDTERKPRAPRAPSSTASSRVSKSRSMKELDGRLLNIEQLLTNLTKGLQGSNNNSSIKDIIPQQAALALSQLNQKSNNATTSYLRDIDEENEIDDGDYIYNKRIKNKKRNRNKNKNKNKKKNKDDNGIDREDNDDNDDDINDEDVDDDDDNDDVDNEKDGEDDDDDDEEEEEDDDDDEEGEEGDENEIEGRERKGSRIPSQLNKFGYHSVINIFSEDSIRQLFRKLGHGRQSDIHSIVKMADIYSFYGSAFLDSASQPIQANLTNRTDLMDNTFPSITLPMEILTSFDEMYLASYVCDSTYIKKLFKDYFELNKQTPTKGPNSKLRPFTWSELMIMTVSVALSISAVIDERNNIKIRKTNLPIGESIQALSDEQLVELDSKCFFAMIYYYHRITWWGEGVASVQALLLFVMYCESVVSIMRFSSIPITIATRLALDLGLQRKECYEELSWHEKQTRKVVWWSCEYFEITNCFRNGLPPMLKSGDLTSFEESDRSVQTIMRSNIDLIRDLWKGPRSETYLNEMKEKKALHQCAAFFLHHLTKLRVEAYNQIFSNESRGKSFSTMIKVLGRINRNLSGLRDLAEPPITICFYDDDRFLFNKKNKPLEHILTVDSGYENLVAMYFNYYLSSMAINRVALQSIPNNKENKLLIEKSKEFKELSMQAARTILYVTKSFNLKTMLFSSFSWFLYYPFAALLHLASVWFEDPNSLDAERDISLMIETSLNFFAFRYKNKNSKIKRHCIRQTLFDLVSRFVLKVYLSVANDSVSDKFYKKYKNLRKHLNLVKEFPDFYSDGQELGINPQKASEFCHLWFRPYELINTNKSESGNTSTSSGGGNTSTSSGGGNVFTISGVGNTSSTSGGGNASSSSGVDGNAFTTRGNRNASSSSGSRNASTSSGGGTTSQSPNNNAAASKSLMERKIDSMLKHAISPSSSTQVRSQEYEDQLNDMAYQQQKQQIPQQYPHQSQEGERKRQYDQQQHQQQQQRKRSQRRQQREAHEQQHQQRHLQHLQQQQQQQDHHHHQQQQQQLYQQQQQQQQPQNQLNFNQQYLDSSIPQHVYSPGVAAATFGTNFQQSILQQQHQHPQNPQHSQHPHHSQHPQQQSQQHTPQMMPHVYNSRLSVGHPTPVSSSLSAAEAPSQQPPQQDYFPNFEHMFDDASNMGISELLDNYSAGTNTANTQNDGNTVRGGGTGTASSQEGNDGTTPKGSRSTNSGKSKTPSRRSRKSKR from the exons ATGA AAACAGAAGAACATGATCCATCGAATAAAGCAAACTATCCAAATGAAATTCTTCCGACCAATTACCAGCCACAATTAAATCTTCATAACCAATTTAGTCGAGGGGTAGATCAGAGATCCATAAAAACCACAGGAAGTACAATTACCCAAGATAGCACAATCGCTCTTTCTCCAAGTGAAGACAACTCCTCAATTAGTACAAAACCTTATTCCTCATCAATAACATACCcgttgaaaaagaaacgggCTCGCATCGCAAAAGCATGCCAGTTTTGCCGATTGAAGAAAGTCAAATGTGATGGAGGACAACCATGTTTGAATTGCCAGCAAAACAATGAAGGCGAGTGCGTGTATGCAAATGATACCGAACGGAAACCTCGGGCACCAAGAGCACCATCGTCGACGGCGTCAAGTAGAGTGAGCAAAAGCCGTTCAATGAAGGAACTCGATGGAAGATTGTTGAATATCGAGCAATTATTGACTAATTTGACAAAAGGTCTTCAAGGTAGCAACAATAACTCGTCGATCAAGGATATCATTCCTCAACAGGCTGCGCTTGCATTATCTCAACTTAATCAAAAGTCTAACAACGCGACGACATCATATTTAAGGGATATTGacgaagaaaatgaaatagaCGATGGGGATTATATTTATAATAAGAGaatcaagaacaagaagaggaacaggaacaagaacaaaaacaagaacaagaagaaaaataaggaTGATAATGGTATCGATAGAGAAGATAACGATGACAACGACGACGATattaatgatgaagatgttgatgacgacgacgataatgatgatgttgacaACGAAAAAGATGGAGAGgacgacgatgacgatgacgaagaagaagaagaagatgatgatgacgatgaagaaggagaagaggGAGACGagaatgaaattgaaggaCGAGAGCGCAAGGGATCGAGGATCCCACTGCAGCTCAATAAATTCGGATACCATTCCGTTATAAACATATTCTCCGAAGATTCTATTCGGCAACTTTTTCGAAAATTAGGCCACGGAAGACAAAGTGATATTCATTCTATTGTAAAAATGGCTGATATATACAGCTTCTATGGCCTGGCGTTTCTAGACTCAGCCTCACAACCCATACAAGCGAATCTCACAAACAGAACAGATCTCATGGACAATACATTTCCAAGTATCACATTGCCAATGGAGATCTTGACCAGTTTTGATGAAATGTACTTGGCTTCGTATGTTTGTGATAGTACCTATATAAAGAAGCTCTTTAAAGATTATTTTGAGCTCAACAAACAGACACCGACAAAAGGACCTAATTCCAAGTTGCGACCATTTACTTGGTCCGAGTTAATGATTATGACGGTCCTGGTGGCATTATCTATATCTGCAGTAATCGACGAGCGAAACAATAtcaaaattagaaaaacaaatctACCTATTGGTGAATCAATACAGGCACTTTCCGATGAGCAGCTAGTTGAGTTGGATTCCAAATGCTTTTTTGCAATGATTTATTACTATCATCGTATAACTTGGTGGGGCGAAGGCGTGGCAAGTGTCCAAGCCTTACTATTGTTTGTTATGTATTGTGAGCTGGTTGTGTCAATCATGAGATTTAGCAGTATCCCCATAACCATTGCCACGAGACTAGCACTTGACTTGGGGTTGCAGAGAAAGGAATGTTATGAAGAATTAAGCTGGCACGAAAAACAAACTAGAAAAGTCGTTTGGTGGTCTTGTGAATATTTTGAAATTACAAACTGTTTCCGAAATGGATTACCACCAATGCTCAAATCTGGCGATTTGACAAGTTTTGAAGAAAGTGATAGGTCAGTGCAAACAATTATGAGATCAAACATTGATTTGATAAGGGACCTTTGGAAAGGACCTCGATCAGAGACATATttaaatgaaatgaaagagaaaaaagcaCTTCATCAGTGTGCggctttctttcttcaccATTTGACAAAGCTCCGTGTTGAAGCTTATAACCAGATATTTAGTAACGAGTCGAGGGGAAAATCATTTTCCACCATGATTAAGGTTTTGGGTAGAATTAATCGAAACTTGTCTGGGTTAAGGGATTTGGCAGAACCACCAATCaccatttgtttttatgatgatgatcggtttttattcaacaagaagaacaaaccATTGGAACATATACTAACAGTGGACTCCGGATACGAGAATTTGGTTGCCATGTATTTCAACTACTATTTGCTGTCAATGGCTATAAACCGAGTTGCTTTACAATCTATACCCAAtaacaaagaaaataaactcTTGATTGAAAAGTCGAAAGAATTCAAAGAGTTGTCTATGCAAGCTGCTCGAACTATTCTTTATGTCACCAAGAGTTTCAATCTCAAAACAATGCTATTCTCTAGTTTCAGTTGGTTTTTGTATTATCCTTTTGCAGCTTTGTTGCATTTGGCAAGTGTATGGTTTGAAGATCCAAACTCTTTGGATGCTGAAAGGGATATAAGCTTGATGATTGAAACTTCGTTGaacttttttgctttccgatacaagaacaagaattCCAAAATTAAACGTCATTGCATTAGACAGACATTATTTGATTTGGTTTCCAGATTTGTCCTAAAGGTTTATCTCAGTGTTGCCAATGACAGTGTTAGTGACAAATTCTAcaagaaatacaaaaatcTTCGCAAGCATTTGAATTTGGTGAAGGAATTTCCCGATTTTTACTCTGATGGTCAAGAATTGGGTATAAATCCCCAGAAAGCTAGCGAATTCTGTCATCTTTGGTTTAGACCATATGAGTTGATCAATACCAATAAAAGCGAAAGTGGTAATACATCTACCAGTAGTGGAGGCGGTAATACATCCACCAGTAGTGGAGGTGGAAATGTGTTTACAATAAGCGGAGTCGGCAATACTTCTTCTACAAGCGGAGGTGGCAACGCATCCTCGTCAAGTGGAGTCGACGGTAATGCTTTCACTACAAGGGGTAACAGAAATGCTTCCTCATCATCTGGTAGCCGAAACGCATCCACTTCAAGCGGAGGTGGAACTACTAGCCAATCACCAAATAACAACGCCGCTGCCTCAAAAAGCCTTATGGAGCGCAAGATTGATAGCATGTTAAAGCATGCGATATCTCCACTGAGTTCAACACAGGTAAGATCGCAGGAATATGAGGACCAATTAAATGACATGGcatatcaacaacaaaagcaacaaaTTCCTCAACAGTATCCACACCAATCTCAGGAGGgtgaaaggaaaagacaatatgatcaacaacaacaccagcagcagcaacagaggaaACGACTGCAGAGGAGGCAACAACGTGAGGCACATgagcaacaacaccagcaacgaCATTTACAGCatttgcaacaacagcaacagcaacaagatcatcatcatcatcaacaacaacaacagcagttataccaacaacaacaacaacaacaacaaccgcAAAACCAGTTAAATTTCAACCAACAATATCTTGATTCTTCAATACCACAACATGTTTACAGTCCCGGTGTTGCCGCTGCAACCTTTGGTACTAACTTTCAGCAATCAATACTTCAgcagcaacaccaacacccaCAAAATCCACAACATCTGCAACATCCACACCATCTGCAACatccacaacaacaatctcaGCAACATACACCACAGATGATGCCGCATGTGTATAATTCACGCCTATCTGTTGGACATCCAACACCagtatcatcatcattatcagcAGCAGAAGCACCATCACAACAACCTCCGCAGCAAGATTACTTTCCAAATTTTGAACACATGTTTGATGATGCGTCGAATATGGGTATTTCTGAGTTGCTTGATAACTATAGTGCCGGGACTAATACTGCCAACACCCAAAACGATGGAAACACAGTAAGAGGTGGTGGAACTGGGACAGCCTCTAGCCAGGAAGGGAATGATGGTACAACTCCAAAGGGATCTAGATCAACAAATTCAGGAAAGTCAAAAACACCGAGTCGCAGAAGTCGTAAGTCGAAACGATAA
- the HAL9_2 gene encoding Fungal Zn2Cys6 Cluster domain codes for MESNGASSIQSVSPSLTNEPTEIQQITGNDPNDTTRKRVRVACDNCRTHKIRCSGTYPCRHCVDSKKPKECHYTKKPSKKQKPSNDAGAQTTKKTERAKSSNVGAIVNGTTVSDNFTDKRLTKLEGLMNKLQSTVEMLVESSMSAKAVKENPLVSQIPSSSQVPLVINQGSKSRNRNNNNNNNNGNNSNSNNNNSQPESRNKSVEPNSVANTSLGDSKAKNVEHFVGTQSIWCMFSKESLDWMEQTLGPDGKQYVRPIRNLPLLFHSKCASFVQKWVDPPLVDKTERKTLLESPFPSDPKFVFDLIDSHYKELSFVNIIMDSNRVKEMFEAYYKKSRSFKLSELLIMTSSLLIASLIKMEKRQHSPSENLPKLQEKWLNNSIFYYQRLCVVNDGIETVEGILSLLVYLESNWVTGHFNYIPLSVAIRYAQELGLHRSESLYHLSPKEQERRRLLWWFCQFFDTEMCFKTGKPPAINVEDVSTNDEMDMLRLCLDASSDTSSTCKRNGENGDNGDNRENGGNGENGGNGENNGNGEKVRCGFAASEILFGDESVPLRYRLLHKIKEFADGPRYYCFFSMLLTRIRAKSYQLLFSASAQTRDFESLSKTLDDLNNEIFELAMWSPEEERPRFFNDPQFRLLTPDVPANKRQFLISNSLIFFSQLMIINRVPFIVRSEYVNYDSKIVEYRNLSLDSARTMLVLVSQIDGAYTPSFFNWILFYAVSAFLILGASILNHPHSAEAGTDVNLLIDAAKGFFSITHDDSILLIGRSDISVSLVIQLMLNVIIKSYQDKTKQQVSYDHPSMLKTLKERFPEIFQDVQHVIKNIVGASPFNNTEAIALSRHSSSAVSSVNSLSRKNSPYALSPRYNPSVSNLTDSVDNTPGGHINVHNAGLSPEYAMRNGNAYPQGGVYGSGSSSNPQVHTPHENYNTSYVRTGQTPMRTPGAGGGNMGIGGGVETGVGVEAGTGGGVGLDGYDLFAQTGNDGVVTNILMNQMNNMPNFFFDNNMGI; via the coding sequence ATGGAGAGCAACGGTGCATCTTCTATACAGCTGGTATCTCCTTCGCTCACCAATGAGCCTACTgaaattcaacaaatcaCAGGCAACGATCCTAATGATACTACGCGCAAAAGAGTTCGGGTGGCATGTGATAACTGCCGAACTCATAAGATCCGATGTTCAGGAACATACCCATGCAGACACTGTGTAGATTCCAAAAAACCCAAGGAGTGTCATTATACAAAGAAACCAAgtaagaaacagaaaccaTCCAACGACGCAGGAGCCCAAACAACGAAAAAGACAGAGAGAGCAAAGAGCTCTAATGTTGGTGCGATTGTTAATGGTACTACAGTACTGGATAACTTTACAGATAAACGGTTGACTAAACTTGAAGGCTTAATGAATAAATTGCAGAGCACAGTTGAAATGTTGGTGGAGTCATCAATGAGCGCAAAGGCAGTAAAGGAGAATCCACTAGTCTCACAAATCCCACTGTCGTCTCAAGTGCCACTAGTGATAAATCAAGGATCAAAGTCACGGAACcgtaacaacaacaacaacaacaacaatggtaacaacagcaacagtaacaacaacaacctgcAGCCGGAACTGAGGAATAAAAGCGTTGAGCCAAACTCAGTTGCTAATACATCACTTGGCGATTCAAAGGCAAAGAATGTCGAACATTTCGTTGGTACACAGTCCATTTGGTGTATGTTTTCCAAGGAATCTCTAGATTGGATGGAGCAGACTTTGGGCCCTGACGGGAAACAATATGTTCGACCAATAAGAAATTTACcacttttgtttcattcAAAATGTGCACTGTTTGTGCAGAAATGGGTCGATCCTCCATTAGTGGATAAGACAGAGAGAAAAACATTGCTCGAGTCTCCTTTCCCTCTGGACCCTAAATTTgtgtttgatttgattgattCTCACTATAAGGAGTTGAGTTTTGTGAATATCATTATGGACTCTAATAGAGTCAAGGAGATGTTTGAAGCATATTACAAAAAATCGAGGAGCTTCAAACTATCTGAATTGTTAATTATGACATCGTCTTTGTTAATAGCACTGTTGAtcaaaatggaaaagagaCAGCATTCTCCACTGGAGAATTTACCAAAGTTGCAAGAGAAATGGCTCAACAATTCGATTTTCTATTATCAAAGACTATGTGTTGTGAATGATGGTATTGAAACCGTGGAAGGGATCTTGTCATTATTAGTTTACCTCGAGTCAAATTGGGTTACTGGCCATTTCAACTATATTCCATTGTCTGTTGCAATTAGATACGCACAAGAGTTGGGCTTACACCGTTCAGAATCTCTTTACCATTTAAGTCCGAAAGAGCAAGAGCGCAGAAGACTCTTGTGGTGGttttgtcaattttttgaTACTGAAATGTGTTTCAAGACGGGTAAACCACCAGCAATTAACGTTGAGGATGTTTCCACAAACGATGAAATGGATATGCTTAGACTATGTTTAGACGCTTCTTCTGACACATCGTCTACTTGTAAAAGAAACGGCGAGAATGGAGACAATGGAGACAATAGAGAGAATGGCGGAAATGGCGAAAATGGCGGAAATGGCGAAAATAATGGAAACGGCGAGAAAGTAAGGTGTGGGTTTGCAGCCAGTGAGATATTGTTTGGTGATGAGTCTGTGCCATTGAGATATAGGCTTCTCCATAAAATTAAGGAGTTTGCCGATGGTCCGCGAtactattgttttttttccatgCTACTTACTAGGATCAGAGCGAAATCTTACCAATTGCTATTTTCTGCATCTGCTCAAACCAGAGATTTTGAGTCCTTGTCGAAGACATTGGATGATTTAAATAACGAGATTTTTGAATTGGCCATGTGGTCGCCGGAAGAAGAGAGACCGAGGTTTTTTAATGATCCACAGTTTAGACTCTTGACTCCTGATGTGCCTGCGAACAAACGTCAGTTTCTTATTTCCAATCTGTTGATATTTTTCTCGCAATTGATGATTATTAATAGAGTTCCTTTTATTGTTCGATCAGAATATGTTAATTACGACAGCAAGATTGTTGAGTATCGAAACTTGTCGTTGGATTCTGCTAGAACTATGTTGGTGCTTGTTCTGCAAATTGATGGTGCTTATACtccatcttttttcaattggattttgttttatgcAGTTAGTGCTTTCTTGATTTTGGGTGCCTCTATATTGAATCACCCTCATTCAGCAGAAGCTGGAACAGATGTTAATTTATTGATTGATGCAGCCAAAGGGTTTTTCAGTATAACTCATGATGATTCGATTTTGTTGATTGGTAGGTCTGACATTTCGGTATCGTTGGTGATTCAATTAATGTTGAATGTGATTATTAAGCTGTACCAAGATAAAACTAAACAACAAGTGTCGTATGATCACCCTAGCATGTTGAAGACTTTAAAAGAGAGATTTCCCGAGATTTTCCAGGATGTGCAACATGTGATTAAGAACATTGTTGGTGCTTCTCCATTTAACAATACTGAAGCTATTGCATTAAGTCGACATTCTAGTTCAGCCGTTTCATCTGTAAATTCATTGAGTCGAAAAAACAGTCCCTATGCGTTATCTCCAAGGTATAATCCCTCAGTATCGAATCTTACTGATAGTGTTGATAATACTCCTGGTGGGCATATCAATGTGCATAATGCAGGGTTGAGTCCAGAGTATGCAATGAGAAATGGCAATGCGTATCCACAAGGCGGAGTGTATGGTCTGGGTCTGTCTTCGAATCCTCAAGTACACACCCCCCATGAAAATTATAATACTAGTTATGTTCGTACTGGCCAGACTCCTATGCGGACCCCAGGAGCAGGAGGTGGAAACATGGGTATAGGCGGAGGAGTAGAGACAGGAGTAGGAGTAGAGGCAGGAACAGGAGGCGGAGTTGGTTTAGATGGATACGATTTATTTGCTCAGACTGGTAATGATGGTGTTGTCACCAATATCTTGATGAATCAAATGAACAACATGcccaatttcttttttgacaaCAATATGGGAATTTAG